A window from Argopecten irradians isolate NY chromosome 3, Ai_NY, whole genome shotgun sequence encodes these proteins:
- the LOC138318428 gene encoding protein PAXX-like, with the protein MTMASLRAILIEAKVDELHVVEAANNTKILYFTGIGANDKWKICSTNGTDVWKVELDADELESYKDEAEVSTIEAFLSKFRKGFLGGDITTLSGGTKMTINIGKGTDKIAVDVFEAKAAERKSELQNVLFRLADKNMSLQADLATAEKHVISLKAQKGQGAAGFSLNDIGPKASNQSKARPKTGMSAINPNSKKRKAATGVVFD; encoded by the exons ATGACAATGGCGAGTTTAAGAGCAATTCTTATTGAAGCAAAAGTTGATGAATTACATGTTGTTGAAGCAGCGAACAACACTAAGATCTTGTATTTCACAGGAATAGGAGCAAATGACAAATGGAAAATTTGCTCCACCAATGGAACGGATGTCTGGAAAGTAGAACTAGATGCTGATGAACTCGAATCTTACAAAGATGAAGCGGAAGTCAGTACGATAGAAGCATTCTTGTCCAAATTTAG AAAAGGCTTTCTTGGTGGAGATATAACCACACTGAGCGGGGGAACAAAAATGACCATCAATATTGGCAAAGGAACTGATAAAATAGCTGTCGATGTTTTTGAAGCAAAAGCAGCAGAAAGAAAATCAGAACTTCAAAACGTGTTGTTTCGATTGGCAGATAAAAACATGTCTCTCCAAGCAGATTTGGCCACTGCTGAGAAACATGTCATTTCATTGAAAGCTCAAAAAGGTCAAGGAGCAGCAGGGTTTTCCTTAAATGACATTGGTCCAAAGGCTTCTAACCAATCAAAAGCAAGACCAAAAACAGGAATGAGTGCCATCAATCCAAATAGTAAAAAGAGAAAAGCAGCGACGGGGGTTGTGTTTGATTAG
- the LOC138318429 gene encoding myosin heavy chain, clone 203-like isoform X2, protein MANTDSTSSPTRRRSSDGLMDTADTLVDRLDELADILTSVEDEYVKIEDEEFDRRQINQTPPDPHARKKNSLKRLKEGLESARALIACLKREKWRLSRRKQSVELRMGELEDYKSHLKEDMTSLNETVDILSMRVVDLENDLCEAQERQESLECENEQLSARLNVAEFNCREFECHKTDLQEELENVRKLRTDSCLRQENEEIQSEMEILQEENHRLKEMIRQLEEEGKPQNQDGGAFMEQSEKKSEQKDISSEIEQLNMDTPTLV, encoded by the exons ATGGCCAACACTGACAGTACTAGTTCTCCTACCCGTCGGCGGAGCAGTGATGGACTTATGGACACTGCGGACACTCTAGTGGACAGACTGGACGAGCTGGCAGACATCCTAACCTCAGTCGAAGACGAGTACGTCAAG ATTGAAGACGAAGAGTTCGACAGACGACAGATAAACCAGACACCTCCTGACCCTCATGCTAGAAAAAAGAACAGTCTCAAGCGGCTCAAAGAAGGTTTGGAGTCCGCGAGGGCCCTCATAGCATGTCTAAAGCGGGAAAAATGGCGTCTAAGCAGACGTAAACAAAGCGTAGAACTGAGGATGGGTGAACTGGAGGACTATAAAAGTCATCTAAAAGAAGACATG aCATCTTTAAACGAAACTGTGGACATATTAAGTATGCGGGTGGTTGACCTTGAAAATGACCTTTGCGAGGCCCAGGAACGACAGGAAAGTCTAGAATGCGAGAACGAACAGTTGTCAGCGAGATTAAATGTGGCCGAATTTAACTGTAGAG agtTCGAATGCCACAAAACCGACCTACAAGAAGAACTAGAAAACGTTCGTAAGCTGAGGACTGATTCCTGTCTGCGCCAGGAAAACGAAGAGATTCAATCTGAAATGGAAATTCTACAAGAGGAAAACCACCGTCTCAAGGAGATGATACGACAACTCGAAGAGGAGGGTAAACCCCAGAATCAAGACGGCGGGGCATTTATGGAACAGAGTGAGAAAAAATCCGAACAGAAAGACATTTCAAGTGAAATTGAACAGTTAAATATGGACACCCCTACATTAGTGTAG
- the LOC138320033 gene encoding dynein regulatory complex protein 8-like, giving the protein MAGADEQKENTDSLLADIQKRITEAFDIFDNENNKTVDVREVGTIIRSLGCCPSETELHDMLAEIEEEEPTGYIRFEKFLPMMTKVLMERRYKPLPEDQLLKAFQVLDHDNKGFLTQEELAKYMSEDGEPFQQEEMEEMLSAAVDPEKGCILYKEYVSRMTIEEV; this is encoded by the exons ATGGCTGGTGCCGACGAACAGAAAGAGAACACAG aCTCCTTGTTGGCTGATATCCAGAAAAGGATTACAGAAGCATTTGACATTTTTGacaatgaaaataacaaaacagttgATGTCAG GGAAGTGGGCACCATTATTCGTTCCTTAGGCTGCTGTCCCAGTGAGACTGAACTTCATGACATGCTAGCAGAG ATAGAAGAGGAGGAGCCAACAGGATACATACGCTTTGAGAAGTTTTTACCAATGATGACGAAGGTGTTGATGGAGAGACG TTATAAACCACTTCCTGAGGACCAGTTGTTGAAGGCGTTCCAGGTCCTAGATCACGATAATAAGGGCTTTCTAACACAAGAGGAGCTGGCCAAATACATGTCGGAAGATG GTGAACCATTCCAACAGGAGGAAATGGAAGAAATGCTTTCTGCTGCCGTTGATCCCGAAAAAggatgtatattatataaggaATATGTGTCACGAATGACAATTGAGGAAGTATAA
- the LOC138319654 gene encoding dentin sialophosphoprotein-like — translation MSTLLPNLVLFSFIIILEKWSGSDSNTSGDTSSENINISDSSDNGTSSDSSDNGNSSDSSDNGNSSDSSDNGNSSDSNDNGNSSDSNDNGNSSDSSDNGNSSDSSDNGNSSDSSDNGNSSDSSDNGNSSDSSDNGNSSDSSDNGNSSDSSDNGNSSDSSDNGNSSDSSDNGNSSDSSDNGNSSDSSDNGNSSDSSDNGNSSDSSDNGNSSDSSDNGNSSDNTDSSDNGNSSDSSDNTDSSDNGDSRESNETKTKFRTTDNEQITKIKSNCKHVVKCGIKAYPLPLGRICACYPGYVGNPYAKCYDAHYTSLTNT, via the exons AAAAATGGAGTGGTAGTGACAGTAATACCAGCGGTGATACAAGCAGTGAAAACATTAACATCAGTGATAGCAGTGATAATGGTACCAGCAGTGACAGCAGTGATAATGGTAACAGCAGTGACAGCAGTGATAATGGTAACAGCAGTGACAGCAGTGATAATGGTAACAGCAGTGACAGCAATGATAATGGTAACAGCAGTGACAGCAATGATAATGGTAACAGCAGTGACAGCAGTGATAATGGTAACAGCAGTGACAGCAGTGATAATGGTAACAGCAGTGACAGCAGTGATAATGGTAACAGCAGTGACAGCAGTGATAATGGTAACAGCAGTGACAGCAGTGATAATGGTAACAGCAGTGACAGCAGTGATAATGGTAACAGCAGTGACAGCAGTGATAATGGTAACAGCAGTGACAGCAGTGATAATGGTAACAGCAGTGACAGCAGTGATAATGGTAACAGCAGTGACAGCAGTGATAATGGTAACAGCAGTGACAGCAGTGATAATGGTAACAGCAGTGACAGCAGTGATAATGGTAACAGCAGTGACAGCAGTGATAATGGTAACAGCAGTGACAGCAGTGATAATGGTAACAGCAGTGATAATACTGACAGCAGTGATAATGGTAACAGCAGTGATAGCAGTGATAATACTGACAGCAGTGATAATGGTGACAGCAGAGAAAGCAATGAAACCAAAACGAAGTTCCGCACAACAGACAATGAACAAATAACGAAAATCAAAAGCAACTGCAAACATG TAGTTAAGTGTGGCATTAAAGCATACCCTCTACCCCTCGGAAGGATCTGTGCATGCTACCCTGGATATGTGGGTAATCCGTATGCCAAATGTTATG ATGCTCATTATACCAGCTTAACCAACACATAG
- the LOC138318429 gene encoding myosin heavy chain, clone 203-like isoform X1 — protein sequence MANTDSTSSPTRRRSSDGLMDTADTLVDRLDELADILTSVEDEYVKVRTPQIEDEEFDRRQINQTPPDPHARKKNSLKRLKEGLESARALIACLKREKWRLSRRKQSVELRMGELEDYKSHLKEDMTSLNETVDILSMRVVDLENDLCEAQERQESLECENEQLSARLNVAEFNCREFECHKTDLQEELENVRKLRTDSCLRQENEEIQSEMEILQEENHRLKEMIRQLEEEGKPQNQDGGAFMEQSEKKSEQKDISSEIEQLNMDTPTLV from the exons ATGGCCAACACTGACAGTACTAGTTCTCCTACCCGTCGGCGGAGCAGTGATGGACTTATGGACACTGCGGACACTCTAGTGGACAGACTGGACGAGCTGGCAGACATCCTAACCTCAGTCGAAGACGAGTACGTCAAGGTACGTACTCCACAG ATTGAAGACGAAGAGTTCGACAGACGACAGATAAACCAGACACCTCCTGACCCTCATGCTAGAAAAAAGAACAGTCTCAAGCGGCTCAAAGAAGGTTTGGAGTCCGCGAGGGCCCTCATAGCATGTCTAAAGCGGGAAAAATGGCGTCTAAGCAGACGTAAACAAAGCGTAGAACTGAGGATGGGTGAACTGGAGGACTATAAAAGTCATCTAAAAGAAGACATG aCATCTTTAAACGAAACTGTGGACATATTAAGTATGCGGGTGGTTGACCTTGAAAATGACCTTTGCGAGGCCCAGGAACGACAGGAAAGTCTAGAATGCGAGAACGAACAGTTGTCAGCGAGATTAAATGTGGCCGAATTTAACTGTAGAG agtTCGAATGCCACAAAACCGACCTACAAGAAGAACTAGAAAACGTTCGTAAGCTGAGGACTGATTCCTGTCTGCGCCAGGAAAACGAAGAGATTCAATCTGAAATGGAAATTCTACAAGAGGAAAACCACCGTCTCAAGGAGATGATACGACAACTCGAAGAGGAGGGTAAACCCCAGAATCAAGACGGCGGGGCATTTATGGAACAGAGTGAGAAAAAATCCGAACAGAAAGACATTTCAAGTGAAATTGAACAGTTAAATATGGACACCCCTACATTAGTGTAG